A region from the Triticum aestivum cultivar Chinese Spring chromosome 3D, IWGSC CS RefSeq v2.1, whole genome shotgun sequence genome encodes:
- the LOC123075287 gene encoding uncharacterized protein, whose protein sequence is MPSCLQIRPAHPLSVITVSTRSTSTSRMAASKGARKSLVSRTLERCRSGLNSGGKSSAAVAPGCFSVYVGPERERFLVRADRADHPLFRRLLDDAEQEYGYAAKGPLTLPCSVDAFLDVLWHMDHDVHDDDDGEVASAPTTPICGLQRGGSGNIKVRPAGYRVLSPAKSTPASFFFSQTAAGGRW, encoded by the coding sequence ATGCCATCTTGCTTACAGATCCGGCCGGCTCATCCACTCTCGGTCATCACCGTCTCGACTCGGTCGACGTCCACCAGCCGCATGGCGGCGAGCAAGGGAGCGAGGAAGAGCCTGGTGTCGAGGACCCTGGAGCGGTGCAGGTCCGGGCTGAACAGCGGCGGCaagtcgtcggcggcggtggcgccggGGTGCTTCTCGGTGTACGTGGGCCCGGAGCGGGAGCGGTTCTTGGTGCGCGCCGACCGCGCCGACCACCCGCTCTTCCGCCGCCTCCTCGACGACGCCGAGCAGGAGTACGGCTACGCGGCGAAGGGGCCCCTCACGCTGCCCTGCTCCGTCGACGCCTTCCTCGACGTGCTCTGGCACATGGACCACGACGTccacgatgacgacgacggcgaggtCGCCTCGGCGCCGACGACGCCGATTTGCGGCCTACAGCGCGGCGGCAGCGGGAACATCAAGGTCCGGCCTGCGGGGTACCGGGTGCTCAGCCCGGCCAAGTCCACGCCGGCGTCCTTCTTCTTCTCGCAGACGGCGGCTGGCGGTAGGTGGTGA